A window of the Desulfobotulus mexicanus genome harbors these coding sequences:
- a CDS encoding c-type cytochrome yields the protein MNRLGICIGLSMAVICTVLISQPFESRGQLMDQLIAVPFEPSGQPMDGKALVAERCTSCHNIGRIERRFGQPAHFWESTVDRMLGKRNMLNDEELRSVLDYLANPNY from the coding sequence ATGAACAGACTCGGAATATGTATCGGATTATCCATGGCTGTTATTTGTACTGTTTTGATATCCCAACCTTTTGAATCCCGTGGTCAATTAATGGACCAACTGATCGCCGTACCTTTTGAGCCCAGTGGTCAACCCATGGACGGCAAGGCACTGGTAGCCGAACGTTGCACCTCCTGTCATAACATAGGTCGGATTGAACGCCGTTTCGGCCAGCCTGCTCACTTCTGGGAGAGCACCGTAGACCGAATGCTCGGCAAGCGAAATATGCTCAACGATGAAGAATTGCGTTCAGTTCTGGATTACCTGGCCAATCCAAATTATTGA
- the pdxA gene encoding 4-hydroxythreonine-4-phosphate dehydrogenase PdxA, translated as MKPIVAITMGDPVGIGPEITVKALSDPSVHSICRPLVIGDASILESAMAVTGHHLHIREIQNAGDGYFQPGSLNLLPLSRLSAPPSWGRPDTETGKAMVHYILRGIDMAMAGEVAALVTGPINKYAMNLSGYPYNGHTELLAERTGTKDYIMMLAGDRIRVSLVTIHTALRNVADLITQEKIRTTLRVTHKALVERFGIPAPTIAVAGLNPHAGESGMFGDEEENILQPALEKARSEGIDAKGPFPPDTLFYHADQGRFDAVVAMYHDQGLIPFKMRHFEDGVNTTLGLPIIRTSVDHGTAYDLAGRGLADHRSLLAAIRMAAIHAENTMKTSP; from the coding sequence ATGAAACCCATTGTTGCCATCACCATGGGAGATCCTGTGGGAATCGGGCCTGAAATCACCGTCAAGGCCCTTTCAGATCCTTCTGTACACAGCATCTGTCGGCCCCTTGTTATCGGTGATGCCAGCATTCTGGAATCTGCCATGGCTGTCACGGGTCATCACCTGCATATACGGGAAATTCAAAATGCCGGAGACGGATATTTTCAGCCGGGCAGCCTGAACCTGCTGCCCCTGAGCAGGCTTTCCGCACCGCCCTCCTGGGGAAGGCCGGATACGGAGACCGGTAAAGCCATGGTCCATTACATTCTCAGGGGAATCGACATGGCCATGGCAGGCGAAGTTGCCGCTCTGGTGACGGGCCCTATCAACAAGTACGCCATGAATCTTTCGGGGTATCCCTACAACGGCCATACCGAGCTTCTGGCGGAACGCACCGGAACAAAGGATTATATAATGATGCTGGCAGGAGACCGCATCCGGGTCAGCCTTGTAACCATCCATACGGCCCTGCGCAATGTTGCGGACCTCATCACCCAGGAGAAAATCCGCACCACCCTTCGGGTCACCCACAAAGCTCTGGTGGAGCGTTTCGGGATTCCGGCACCCACCATTGCCGTGGCAGGACTCAACCCCCATGCGGGAGAGTCCGGTATGTTCGGAGACGAAGAAGAAAACATCCTGCAACCCGCCCTGGAGAAGGCCCGTAGCGAGGGTATTGATGCAAAGGGCCCTTTTCCGCCAGACACCCTTTTTTACCATGCGGATCAGGGGCGTTTTGATGCGGTGGTGGCCATGTACCATGATCAGGGCCTGATACCCTTTAAAATGCGCCACTTTGAAGACGGCGTGAACACCACACTGGGGCTGCCCATCATAAGAACATCCGTGGATCACGGAACCGCCTACGACCTTGCAGGCAGAGGCCTTGCCGATCACAGAAGCCTTCTGGCCGCCATCCGCATGGCTGCGATCCATGCAGAAAATACCATGAAGACCTCCCCTTGA
- a CDS encoding transporter substrate-binding domain-containing protein, whose product MNKLFSTRRLIPLLLLLILVGVAYGNEFKASLANMPVYAESADKGVIVDLVKAIETVSGNKISISVYPFARSMHNVITGQYDFHIPLIKNELISENDLEYYFSTETIFHVNFVLYTIKDSPIALENLYRYTIETDRAHVNYFPFKILPSNSIEGSLKKLSVGRIDGWIFADTATDPILKKLDLKNIERTLYKRFEVKVILPKSKMGKETDAMLTKAIADLKKSSKFKEIMQMIDLPFDPWQP is encoded by the coding sequence ATGAATAAATTATTTTCTACCAGAAGATTGATACCGCTGCTGCTACTGCTGATTTTAGTCGGTGTTGCTTACGGCAATGAATTTAAGGCTAGCCTTGCGAATATGCCTGTCTATGCAGAATCTGCCGACAAAGGCGTAATTGTTGATCTTGTTAAAGCAATTGAAACAGTTTCTGGCAATAAAATTTCAATATCCGTTTATCCCTTCGCCAGATCCATGCATAATGTTATTACTGGTCAATACGATTTTCACATTCCTCTGATCAAAAATGAACTTATTTCAGAAAACGATTTGGAATATTATTTTTCAACCGAAACCATTTTTCATGTCAACTTTGTTCTATACACAATTAAAGACAGCCCTATTGCTTTAGAAAATCTATATAGATATACAATTGAAACAGACAGAGCTCATGTTAATTATTTTCCTTTCAAAATCTTACCCAGCAACAGTATTGAAGGCAGTTTGAAGAAGTTATCTGTTGGCAGAATAGATGGCTGGATCTTTGCAGATACTGCAACTGATCCAATTCTAAAAAAACTGGATTTAAAAAACATTGAAAGAACACTTTACAAAAGATTTGAAGTAAAAGTCATTCTGCCTAAATCTAAAATGGGTAAAGAAACAGATGCTATGCTCACGAAAGCTATTGCAGACTTGAAAAAAAGCAGCAAGTTTAAAGAAATCATGCAGATGATAGATCTTCCTTTCGATCCATGGCAGCCTTAG
- the atpB gene encoding F0F1 ATP synthase subunit A, translated as MEHPFLIFGWILEKIGLGHFAHAYPHVVYSWVVMAMLIGIGFLATRTITMIPGKLQNFFELLISSIEDFMVENTGEEGRWFFPIVCTIFIYIFVSNLVGLVPGFFPPTASLNTTASCALVVFFMTHFIGIKYHGIHYIHHFTGPVWWMIPIILPIEIIGHLARVLSLSFRLFGNMMGHELVLIILFVLAGAFFAPLPIMAMGIFVALVQAFVFFLLSVMYFTGSMEHAH; from the coding sequence GTGGAGCATCCCTTTCTTATTTTCGGCTGGATTCTTGAAAAGATTGGTCTGGGACATTTTGCCCATGCCTATCCCCATGTAGTTTACTCATGGGTTGTGATGGCCATGCTTATAGGCATCGGCTTTCTGGCTACCCGCACCATCACCATGATTCCCGGAAAACTGCAGAATTTTTTTGAACTGCTGATTTCCAGTATCGAAGATTTCATGGTGGAAAATACCGGTGAAGAAGGTCGCTGGTTCTTTCCCATAGTGTGCACGATTTTTATTTATATTTTCGTGAGCAATCTTGTGGGACTGGTACCGGGTTTCTTTCCGCCCACGGCCAGCCTCAATACTACGGCATCCTGTGCCCTTGTGGTCTTTTTCATGACCCATTTTATCGGGATAAAGTATCACGGTATTCATTATATCCATCATTTTACGGGACCCGTATGGTGGATGATTCCCATTATTCTTCCCATTGAGATCATCGGTCATCTGGCCCGTGTGCTTTCCCTCTCTTTCCGTCTTTTCGGTAATATGATGGGTCATGAGCTGGTACTGATTATTCTCTTTGTTCTTGCGGGTGCCTTCTTTGCTCCTCTGCCCATTATGGCCATGGGGATTTTTGTGGCACTGGTGCAGGCCTTTGTATTCTTCCTGCTGTCTGTGATGTATTTCACAGGTTCCATGGAGCATGCCCATTAA
- the selD gene encoding selenide, water dikinase SelD, with translation MNNEICRPKLTEKVKAAGUAAKLAPGVLERVMKSLSPHCPPEVLAGMQHSEDAGVYRVSDEMALVQTLDFLTPMVDDPKDFGRIAAANALSDVYAMGGKPLTAMNIVCFPAQDLPEKVLEDVLAGGLEKIEEAGAVLLGGHSVEDPEFKYGLSVTGMVHPDHMVTNGGARPGDVLILTKPIGTGVLTTAIKGKLASQEAASLMIRSMACLNGRAAEIFCRFSVHAMTDVTGFGLAGHALEMARASSCVFEIIAEKIPLLPGVAEHAAMGLIPGGAYRNLEFCGSQLVFAESVPRFLRDLAVDPQTSGGLLAAVDAGLAESCLHALKEAGLDVAIIGTVGQDGVCGEVSFR, from the coding sequence ATGAATAATGAAATCTGCAGACCGAAACTTACGGAAAAGGTAAAGGCTGCTGGCTGAGCTGCCAAGCTGGCTCCAGGGGTTCTGGAGCGTGTGATGAAAAGCCTGAGTCCCCATTGTCCGCCGGAGGTTCTGGCCGGGATGCAACATAGTGAGGATGCCGGTGTTTACAGGGTTTCGGATGAAATGGCCCTGGTGCAGACTCTGGATTTTCTGACACCCATGGTGGATGATCCAAAAGATTTTGGCCGCATTGCTGCGGCCAATGCCTTAAGCGATGTCTATGCCATGGGAGGGAAACCCCTTACGGCCATGAATATTGTCTGTTTTCCGGCACAGGATCTGCCGGAAAAGGTGCTGGAAGATGTTCTGGCAGGGGGGCTTGAAAAAATTGAGGAGGCTGGTGCCGTACTCCTTGGCGGGCACAGTGTTGAGGATCCGGAGTTCAAGTACGGACTTTCCGTGACAGGTATGGTGCATCCTGATCATATGGTGACCAATGGCGGTGCAAGACCCGGCGATGTATTGATTCTCACCAAGCCCATAGGTACCGGTGTTCTGACAACGGCCATCAAGGGAAAACTGGCTTCCCAGGAGGCCGCTTCTCTTATGATAAGGTCCATGGCCTGTCTGAATGGCAGGGCTGCGGAAATATTCTGCCGCTTTTCCGTCCACGCCATGACAGATGTCACAGGTTTCGGGCTGGCTGGCCATGCACTGGAAATGGCAAGGGCCAGCAGCTGTGTTTTTGAAATCATAGCAGAAAAAATCCCCCTTCTTCCCGGAGTGGCAGAGCATGCAGCCATGGGTCTGATCCCCGGCGGGGCTTACCGCAACCTTGAATTCTGCGGCAGTCAGCTTGTCTTTGCAGAAAGTGTTCCCCGTTTCCTGCGGGATCTTGCTGTGGATCCTCAGACTTCAGGAGGGCTTTTGGCTGCTGTGGATGCTGGACTGGCAGAATCCTGCCTCCACGCCCTAAAGGAGGCGGGTCTGGATGTTGCCATTATCGGTACCGTGGGACAGGATGGGGTATGCGGAGAGGTGTCATTCCGGTGA
- a CDS encoding PFL family protein, producing MIHDREILTILGMLNNEHLDVRTVTLGVNLFDCVSDDLGRLCANIERKIGNLAANLVPLCNRIGEKYGIQVVNKRISVSPIANIAAPFGPKGMVAVAHTLDRIAREVNVDFVGGFTALVEKGIARGDDALIAALPQALAETERVCASVNVASTREGINMDAILRMSHAIKEAAALTADKDGLACAKLCVFANIPQDIPFMAGAYLGIGEADAVINVGVSGPGVVKKAIDRALEADPNMDLGDIAECIKRTAAKVTRIGELIGREVASELGIPFGVVDLSLAPTPTAGDSVGEIFQSLGLISIGSPGSTAALAMLNDAVKKGGAFASSHVGGLSGAFIPVSEDLNIAEAVSKGFLTIEKLEAMTAVCSVGLDMVAIPGDTSVETLAGIIADEMAIGMINAKTTACRLIPVPGKKAGDMAHFGGLLGFANIINVHNATAQGSFVTKGGRIPAPIHSLKN from the coding sequence ATGATCCACGACAGGGAAATCCTTACCATACTAGGCATGCTCAACAACGAGCATCTCGATGTCCGCACCGTCACCCTCGGTGTGAACCTTTTTGACTGTGTCAGCGATGACCTTGGCAGACTCTGTGCCAATATTGAAAGAAAAATAGGTAATCTTGCCGCCAATCTTGTACCCCTGTGCAACCGCATCGGAGAGAAATACGGCATACAGGTGGTCAACAAGCGCATCAGCGTCAGCCCCATTGCCAACATTGCAGCCCCCTTCGGTCCCAAAGGCATGGTGGCCGTGGCCCATACCCTGGACCGCATTGCACGGGAAGTAAATGTGGATTTTGTGGGCGGCTTTACGGCCCTTGTGGAAAAGGGCATTGCCAGAGGGGATGATGCCCTGATTGCAGCCCTGCCCCAGGCCCTTGCAGAAACCGAAAGGGTCTGCGCTTCTGTCAATGTGGCCAGCACACGGGAGGGCATCAACATGGATGCCATCCTGCGCATGAGCCATGCCATCAAAGAAGCCGCAGCCCTTACCGCAGATAAGGACGGTCTTGCCTGTGCCAAGCTCTGTGTTTTTGCCAATATACCCCAGGACATTCCCTTTATGGCGGGTGCCTATCTGGGTATAGGCGAGGCGGATGCCGTCATCAATGTTGGCGTATCCGGTCCCGGCGTGGTCAAAAAAGCCATAGACAGGGCTTTGGAAGCAGATCCCAACATGGACCTTGGCGACATTGCCGAATGCATCAAACGCACCGCAGCCAAGGTGACCCGCATCGGAGAACTCATCGGAAGGGAAGTGGCCAGCGAACTGGGCATTCCCTTTGGTGTGGTGGATCTTTCTCTGGCACCCACCCCCACGGCTGGAGACAGTGTGGGAGAAATATTCCAGAGCCTTGGTCTCATCAGTATCGGCTCACCCGGATCCACGGCAGCCCTTGCCATGCTCAATGATGCGGTCAAAAAGGGCGGTGCCTTTGCCAGCTCCCACGTAGGCGGGCTTTCAGGAGCCTTTATTCCTGTAAGCGAAGACCTCAACATTGCCGAAGCCGTCAGCAAAGGATTCCTTACCATAGAAAAACTGGAAGCCATGACCGCAGTATGCTCCGTGGGCCTTGACATGGTGGCCATACCCGGCGACACCAGCGTAGAAACCCTTGCAGGAATCATAGCAGACGAAATGGCCATCGGCATGATCAACGCCAAAACCACAGCCTGTAGGCTTATCCCCGTACCCGGTAAAAAAGCCGGAGATATGGCCCACTTCGGCGGTCTTCTCGGTTTTGCCAACATCATCAATGTACACAATGCCACGGCACAGGGCAGCTTTGTCACCAAGGGCGGACGCATTCCGGCACCCATCCATTCTCTGAAGAACTGA
- a CDS encoding AtpZ/AtpI family protein, producing MQKDSVKMMRELATYGSLGMSVAFSVFIGVFVGVLVDRWLDIQPFGVLAGLSLGIAAAFRHIFWMIRRVGRT from the coding sequence ATGCAGAAAGACTCGGTTAAAATGATGCGGGAGCTGGCAACCTACGGCAGTCTGGGTATGAGTGTGGCCTTTTCCGTTTTCATCGGGGTTTTTGTCGGTGTTCTGGTGGACAGGTGGCTGGATATTCAGCCCTTTGGTGTTCTGGCTGGACTCTCTTTAGGTATTGCAGCGGCGTTCAGGCATATTTTCTGGATGATCCGCAGAGTTGGGAGAACCTGA
- the uvrA gene encoding excinuclease ABC subunit UvrA: protein MKMDHIRIRGARQHNLKNIDVDLPRNKFVVITGLSGSGKSTLAFDTLYAEGQRRYVESLSTYARQFLGRMDKPDVDTIEGLSPAIAIEQKTASHNPRSTVGTVTEIYDYLRLLYARVGTPHCPECDEPISAQSLDQIMAKMAELPDASRILILAPLVTQQKGTHEKLFSRLKKDGFARVRINGEIHELEELPALAKTKKHTIAVVIDRLIIKEGIETRLADAIELGMKEGNGVVSVFLMDTQEEMLFSEKAACLHCGISFSELTPASFSFNSPQGACSTCDGLGNTTAFDPELIVPEPSLSLREGAVLPWAGRNSVFFAEFLESLTGHFGTDIYTPFEKLPEACQKAILHGTGKVQLPFHYDKNGRKTAYKKNVEGIIPNLQRRYMETDSPQMREEIQQYMTFQPCPACHGTRLNPFSRSVRVSGKNIAEFTSLSVDDALIFNRSIHLGGSRNQIATPILKEIADRLGFLTNVGLGYLTLSRTATTLSGGESQRIRLATQVGSKLTGVLYVLDEPSIGLHQRDNQRLLSTLLQMRDLGNSVLVVEHDEETIRAADFVVDMGPGAGVHGGEVVFAGTPKAMMSCGPSLTGQFLSGKRSIAVPTVRRQARGFLKVVGATANNLQNITADFPLGCFTCVTGVSGSGKSTLVLETLYKALARRFYRSRVVVGKHEHMEGLDQVDKVINIDQSPIGRTPRSNPGTYTGLFTHIRELFAQTQEARTRGYKPGRFSFNVKGGRCEACTGDGIIKIEMHFLPDVYVACDVCQSQRYNRETLEVRYKGKTIAEVLDMTVNQALQFFENIPSIRNKLETLADVGLGYVRIGQSATTLSGGEAQRIKLSRELSKRGTGKTVYILDEPTTGLHLEDVARLLSVLDRLLESGNTIIVIEHNLDVIKYADHIIDIGPEGGSGGGQILAAGTPEEVADVAGSHTGHFLKPLLGMVD from the coding sequence ATGAAAATGGATCACATCCGCATCCGGGGTGCCCGTCAGCACAACCTCAAAAACATAGATGTGGATCTCCCCAGAAATAAGTTTGTCGTAATCACAGGACTTTCCGGATCAGGAAAATCCACTCTGGCCTTTGACACCCTTTATGCCGAAGGCCAGCGCCGCTATGTGGAATCCCTTTCCACCTATGCCAGACAGTTTCTCGGCCGCATGGACAAACCCGATGTGGACACCATAGAAGGACTGTCTCCAGCCATTGCCATCGAACAGAAAACCGCCAGCCATAACCCCAGATCCACAGTGGGTACGGTTACGGAAATCTATGATTACCTGAGACTGCTCTATGCACGGGTGGGAACCCCCCACTGCCCGGAATGTGATGAACCCATTTCCGCCCAGAGCCTTGATCAGATCATGGCAAAAATGGCAGAACTGCCCGATGCCAGCCGTATCCTAATACTGGCCCCACTCGTCACCCAGCAGAAGGGCACCCATGAAAAACTTTTTTCCAGATTGAAAAAAGACGGCTTTGCAAGGGTACGCATCAATGGAGAGATCCATGAACTCGAAGAGCTGCCAGCACTGGCCAAAACCAAAAAACACACCATTGCCGTGGTCATCGACCGGCTCATTATTAAAGAAGGCATTGAAACAAGGCTTGCGGATGCCATTGAACTGGGAATGAAGGAAGGAAACGGTGTGGTATCCGTTTTTCTCATGGATACCCAAGAGGAAATGCTCTTCAGTGAAAAAGCAGCCTGCCTTCACTGTGGCATCAGCTTTTCCGAGCTGACACCGGCAAGCTTTTCCTTCAACTCTCCCCAGGGCGCATGCAGCACCTGCGACGGCCTTGGGAACACCACAGCCTTTGACCCGGAACTGATTGTTCCCGAACCTTCCCTTTCCCTCAGGGAAGGTGCCGTGCTGCCATGGGCCGGAAGAAATTCAGTCTTCTTTGCAGAGTTCCTCGAGTCCCTGACAGGTCACTTTGGAACTGATATCTATACACCCTTTGAAAAACTGCCCGAAGCCTGCCAGAAAGCCATACTCCACGGCACAGGCAAGGTACAGCTTCCCTTTCATTATGATAAAAACGGCAGAAAAACCGCCTACAAGAAAAACGTTGAAGGAATTATCCCCAATCTTCAGCGCCGCTACATGGAAACCGATTCTCCCCAGATGCGGGAGGAAATACAGCAGTACATGACTTTCCAGCCCTGTCCCGCCTGCCATGGCACAAGGCTCAATCCCTTCAGCAGATCCGTAAGGGTATCTGGAAAAAACATTGCCGAATTTACCAGTCTTTCCGTGGATGATGCCCTGATATTTAACCGCAGCATCCATCTTGGTGGCAGCAGAAACCAGATTGCAACACCCATCCTGAAGGAGATTGCCGACAGGCTGGGTTTCCTCACCAATGTGGGCCTTGGATATCTTACCCTGAGCCGGACAGCCACAACCCTTTCCGGCGGAGAAAGTCAGCGTATCCGCCTTGCCACCCAGGTGGGTTCCAAGCTGACAGGGGTTCTTTATGTACTGGATGAACCCAGCATCGGCCTGCACCAGAGAGACAATCAAAGGCTGCTTTCCACCCTCCTCCAAATGCGGGATCTGGGAAACAGTGTCCTTGTGGTGGAACACGATGAAGAAACCATCCGTGCAGCAGACTTTGTGGTGGATATGGGCCCCGGTGCCGGTGTCCATGGAGGGGAAGTGGTCTTTGCCGGAACACCTAAGGCCATGATGAGCTGCGGTCCCTCCCTGACGGGACAGTTTCTCTCAGGTAAACGAAGCATCGCCGTCCCCACCGTACGCAGACAGGCCCGTGGCTTTCTCAAAGTTGTAGGAGCCACAGCAAATAATCTACAGAATATCACCGCAGACTTTCCCTTAGGCTGCTTTACCTGTGTTACCGGTGTATCCGGCTCCGGAAAATCCACCCTTGTACTGGAAACCCTGTACAAGGCCCTGGCCCGGCGCTTTTACCGCTCCAGGGTAGTGGTGGGCAAACATGAGCACATGGAAGGCCTTGATCAGGTGGATAAGGTTATCAATATTGATCAGTCGCCCATAGGACGCACGCCCCGCTCCAACCCCGGAACCTACACCGGCCTTTTCACCCATATACGGGAACTCTTTGCCCAGACCCAGGAAGCCAGAACAAGGGGATATAAGCCCGGACGATTCAGCTTTAATGTCAAGGGCGGACGCTGTGAGGCTTGCACAGGCGACGGCATTATCAAAATTGAAATGCATTTTCTTCCGGATGTGTATGTGGCCTGTGATGTCTGCCAGAGCCAGCGCTACAACAGAGAAACCCTGGAAGTACGCTACAAGGGAAAAACCATTGCAGAAGTGCTGGACATGACAGTGAATCAGGCCCTGCAGTTCTTCGAGAACATCCCCTCCATCCGCAACAAACTGGAAACCCTTGCCGATGTGGGCCTTGGTTATGTCCGCATAGGCCAGTCCGCCACCACCCTTTCCGGTGGTGAAGCCCAGCGCATCAAACTCTCAAGGGAGCTGAGCAAACGGGGAACTGGAAAAACCGTATATATTCTGGATGAGCCCACAACGGGCCTTCACCTGGAAGATGTGGCAAGGCTGCTCTCGGTTCTGGACAGGCTCTTAGAAAGCGGTAATACCATCATAGTAATTGAACACAACCTCGATGTAATCAAATATGCGGATCATATTATTGATATCGGTCCCGAAGGCGGAAGCGGGGGGGGACAGATTCTGGCAGCAGGAACACCCGAAGAGGTTGCCGATGTGGCTGGCTCCCATACGGGGCACTTCCTGAAGCCCCTGCTGGGGATGGTGGACTGA
- a CDS encoding glycine cleavage system protein R — protein MKKVIVTVLANDRPGILASVTEAVFQEGGNLDQVSQTLLETQFAGLFIATLTKDISVEELQTKLRKILSPQGMDVLVKPIDEPDTIKNIPSEPFVITCFGPDRKGLVAEITAILARHQVNVTNLRAMFEGGNDPSRNLMVYEVDIPASADTAVLSEDLRTRAAELSLVINIQHRNIFESITRI, from the coding sequence ATGAAAAAAGTTATTGTCACGGTTCTGGCCAACGACAGGCCCGGTATTCTTGCCTCCGTAACCGAGGCTGTTTTTCAGGAAGGCGGCAATCTGGATCAGGTCAGCCAGACCCTGCTGGAAACCCAGTTTGCAGGCCTTTTCATCGCCACCCTCACCAAAGATATTTCCGTAGAGGAACTGCAGACCAAACTCCGCAAAATCCTTTCGCCCCAGGGCATGGATGTACTGGTCAAACCCATAGACGAACCGGATACAATAAAAAATATCCCTTCGGAACCCTTTGTCATCACCTGCTTCGGCCCGGACCGAAAGGGACTTGTGGCTGAAATCACGGCCATTCTGGCCAGACATCAGGTGAATGTCACCAACCTTCGGGCCATGTTCGAGGGCGGCAATGACCCTTCCCGCAATCTGATGGTTTACGAAGTGGACATTCCGGCATCCGCCGATACCGCCGTCCTTTCCGAAGATCTCAGAACAAGGGCCGCGGAACTCAGCCTTGTGATAAATATCCAGCATCGTAACATCTTTGAATCCATCACCCGTATTTAA
- a CDS encoding ATP synthase subunit I, whose amino-acid sequence MEIQERLVHFISRGNWVVLALFCSASLWIENPAFFRGVLFGGLIVTINFYMLGRTLKKSFKPPHLASVHSIIAKYYLRFIISGIIIFILILGRFVSPLGLVLGLSVVVVTMFCAAIVALMKILSSKEAA is encoded by the coding sequence ATGGAAATTCAGGAACGCCTTGTTCATTTTATTTCAAGGGGCAACTGGGTTGTTCTGGCTCTGTTTTGCAGTGCTTCCTTGTGGATTGAGAACCCTGCCTTTTTCAGAGGTGTCCTTTTCGGGGGGCTTATCGTTACCATCAATTTTTATATGCTGGGCAGAACCCTGAAAAAGTCCTTCAAGCCACCACATCTTGCATCGGTGCACAGTATTATTGCCAAGTATTATCTGCGTTTTATTATCAGTGGTATTATCATTTTCATTTTGATTCTCGGGCGTTTTGTTTCGCCTTTAGGTTTGGTTCTGGGTCTTTCGGTCGTTGTGGTCACCATGTTCTGTGCGGCGATCGTGGCATTGATGAAAATTCTCTCCAGTAAGGAGGCGGCGTAA
- the atpE gene encoding ATP synthase F0 subunit C encodes MEASALQFFIACVTAAGFGLAIAASFCGLAQGIGLKAAVEGVARNPESSGKVTVTMLIGLAMIESLCIYALVVSLILIYAHPQAEVIASLLGAK; translated from the coding sequence ATGGAAGCAAGTGCACTTCAGTTTTTTATCGCCTGTGTTACCGCCGCCGGTTTTGGTCTTGCCATTGCCGCATCTTTTTGTGGTCTGGCTCAGGGCATTGGCCTTAAAGCCGCCGTTGAAGGTGTTGCCCGGAATCCCGAATCTTCCGGTAAGGTAACCGTTACCATGCTGATCGGTCTTGCCATGATCGAATCCCTGTGTATTTATGCACTGGTTGTATCTCTGATTCTGATCTACGCTCACCCCCAGGCAGAAGTTATTGCTTCTCTGCTGGGTGCGAAGTAG
- a CDS encoding DUF1566 domain-containing protein yields the protein MKKIMVVFLFTVFFYGPAGAGLIAGKYKDNGDGTVTDAETNLQWMRCSLGQVWDGSACTGEAKVFNWNHALAAASSHHFAGKADWRVPAIEELNTLVYCSSGKRNVWQPGKSGGACDEDYQQPTIHTDAFPGAPAEIFWSSTTNTNYRYAAWCLPFFNGSVSYDSRGARAMVRLVRAGRSL from the coding sequence ATGAAAAAAATAATGGTTGTTTTCCTGTTTACGGTCTTTTTTTATGGTCCGGCTGGAGCAGGACTGATAGCTGGAAAATATAAAGATAACGGGGATGGAACAGTCACAGACGCGGAAACGAATCTTCAGTGGATGCGATGCAGTTTAGGGCAGGTCTGGGATGGCAGTGCCTGCACGGGTGAAGCAAAGGTGTTTAATTGGAATCATGCTCTGGCAGCTGCCAGCTCCCATCATTTTGCAGGAAAAGCGGACTGGCGTGTACCTGCCATCGAAGAACTGAACACCCTTGTATATTGCAGTTCAGGCAAGCGAAATGTCTGGCAACCGGGGAAAAGTGGAGGGGCCTGTGATGAAGATTACCAGCAGCCCACAATTCATACAGATGCTTTTCCCGGTGCCCCTGCAGAAATTTTTTGGTCTTCTACGACCAATACCAACTACAGATACGCTGCGTGGTGCCTCCCTTTTTTCAATGGCAGCGTTTCCTATGATTCCAGAGGTGCACGTGCTATGGTGCGCCTTGTGCGTGCCGGGCGCAGCCTCTGA